The nucleotide sequence AGAGAAATTGTAAGGTTTGAAATATGTTTCCGTGCACTTATTTGTACCATCATTAGTAAGAAAAAATCGTGTTCtgagaaaatcaaaacacactCGTTTGTTTTTTACAAAACGCATGTTTTTCCTCATAAACTTGGgtcttcaaaaaacatttttttcacgaatacgAACActtgaaacataaaaaattcaaaattcaaaatttatcggCGTATCAAATTGAttaaagttctagattagggaagtatacgcatacgccattttggttcgacacaacggatgtaaacaacatcagagcgtatgtatgtatacaatcttacgagtaaaaaatgcaattttttcgattgttcgcgggttcaggtgaatttttaagtagtttcaagctaaagacaatgaaatttcctatcgattgatgttaaatttttgttatttcgcgaaaaattgacgattttatgaatacttctattacccgattttttcatactatatgtgtcaattttaaactaaaaatactcaaaatcttcagtgaacacacaggtattttaatgtatcaaaatgttcgtaatttcatcgtctttaaaatgggcgtttatcgaaagctctacatgcaaccgttcaaaagttgtagaagtttaaagttgcgaaaacaatgcaaaaaccaaccgcggatggtaagtattgaactttgaactagaattactcaaaattttcaacgaacacataggtatattaatacagcaaaacgttcgttattttatccttttttaaatgggtctttaccgaaagctctaccttctaccgttcaaaaattcttgaagatcaaagttgcggaaaatgttctacaatcaacactaagtgactgataacagtgataacacaatttgaacactttccgcaactttgatcttcaagaatttttgaacggtagaaggtagagctttcggtaaagacccatttaaaaaaggataaaataacgaacgttttgctgtattaatatacctatgtgttcgttgaaaattttgagtaattctagttcaaagttcaatacttaccatccgcggttggtttttgcattgttttcgcaactttaaacttctacaacttttgaacggttgcatgtagagctttcgataaacgcccattttaaagacgatgaaattacgaacattttgatataataaaatacctgtgtgttcactgaagattttgagtatttttagtttaaaattgacacatatagtatgaaaaaatcggttaatagaagtattcataaaatcgtcaatttttcgcgaaataacaaaaatttaacatcaatcgataggaaatttcattgtctttagcttgaaactacttaaaaattcacctgaacccgcgaacaatcgaaaaaattgcattttttactcgtaaggttgtatacatacatacgctttgatgttgtttacatccgttgtgtcgaaccaaaatggcgtatgcgtatacttccctaatctagaactttaaaattgataacaacgaaactgataaaaataaaaataaactaccTACGCCTTCGCGTCCCCCCAACATCGCATTCGCAATTCGCATCCTTTCAGTTTCATCCCTAGTCCATTCCTTCAATTCAAAGCATTCAAACGCTTTTCAGTTTTCCTCTTCAACCAATttgattttccaactttccagtTTTCAGTTGTCAGTTCAATTCATAAGACAGAAATTGAGACGTTGAGaggtgtaatttttaaaaaaaagtatgaatgaaattaaaattttatcagtgTTGTGTTGGTGGCATACCGTGTACTTTCATACTTTCATGATCTGTTTGCTTGTAGTTGTTATCAGCCGAGTTGTTTTGTGACGATCGAATAATTGGGGTGGAGAGggaaagaaaattttactttttgttggCTCTCGACATTTTAACAGAGTAAATCAGCTGAttactaaatttttgtaaaaaattctgttctcCATAATCGTCTCATTTTCATTAGTCAGTACACCCATGGAACAGTGTTCGatgttaaattaaattaaatcaagTTGTGGTGATATATTATGTCAAATAATTATCGTGTAATTATGCAGTGGAAACTGTTTTGTGAGATTCGGCGAttctaaaatatcaattttcctttctttttattCCTTGTTAAAAAATATCAGTCCGATGTTGAAAATGGATACGTTGTATTCCAATACTTGTAGTATTTTATACAatcgagaaattttgaaaaattccacgtCTTGTAACCAGTTGATATCTGACAGATTGAGCAGGAAAAATGACTTGTTATTCAAACGAGATCTTGTTTCCCATTATGGTTGTGTTAATGCTGTTGAATTCTCCAGTAACGGCCAATATTTAGTATCAGGTATAGATATATAATATTTTGTGGTTGgacgcagtttttttttcatataaatttaTATTTAGGTTAGTTAATGCGATAAAGTTGCACTTTTTAGGGCATAATGATATCTTGGATTACTTataattatcattattatcatgtCATCTTACGTGCccaaatttctgaaactttgagcTACTTATGAGTATAACAGTACTATTCTATGTTGAAAGTTTGGAATAAGTGTGCTAAAAGTTCAGAATTTAATTTTCccgtaaaattttatattttaaatacattcctattttatttagttttttatgTACACGTAACTGCTTCAATTTATTAGAACGACTAGTAGGTTACAgaacaatattttattttttaaaaaaaggaaatttgtgatttttcaattccaagttTCATGATCAATCGTTATACATTGATTTTGTTTCAGGTGGAGATGATCGACGAGTGTTACTGTGGAACGTTCAAAAAGCGTTGCACAATTGCGGAAAACCTACAGTTATGCGGTCAGAACATCACAGCAATATTTTTTGCTTGTCTTTCGATAATAGTGTAACTCATATATATTCAGCTGGAAACGACGATCAAGTTATTCTTCACGACATGGAAACGTTAGTATCTTATGATTTTTATTACCAAGACGACACACTAAGTATTAAATTATaatcagtaaattttgaatggtatgaaaaatattccaaactaatctaaaattttgtttaaaatgcaaaatcaaGGTGATCGTCATCAAGTTTATTGTATATCAATGTCGAGTTATAAATTTAAATTGCTATAGTTTTTATTAGGTATCGTTACTCAGAAATTTGACGTGTAAGCTTGTTATCATAttctatgtttttcaaatttatgatgATGTTGCATGAGTAATATTTAATGATGGTTATCttctttatgaatttttatttcaatgtaaGAAAGAGCTAATGGTATAATCGAGATGATATGTACCATCGTATCATTACCACATGTTTTGGAAACTTTTCATGGGATAACACTCGTAAGTTGTGCACTCGTTATTGtttaataaacatttttcttctgcAGACGGAAAGTGTGTGATGTTTTCAACTTGGAACATCCTATTTATGGAATTTCTGTTGATCCTTGCAACGATAATATATTTGCCAGCGCAGGAGAAGATGGTcgcattttgattttcgataCTAGGTTAAACGCCAGCAGTGGTAAGAGTGAAGCGCtatgcaaaattttttccatattttcatttttgactccgAATTAAAATATTGGTGTTTTTTATGATAGATCCGTATAAGTTGGCACAATTTGAATCACCTTTTCACGCTGTCATGTTCAACCCTGTTGACCCCAGATTGATCACCACTGCCAATTCTAAAGAAGGTGCTGCCTTGTGGGACATACGTGTCTCTAATAAGTatgttttaataaaataatgtaTAATGCTGGTTTCGTGTACCAAATTGATGATGTCGTTGAATTTACAGAGTTTTGTTACAATACGGTCGTCGAGGAAGTTGCATGAATGTACGGTGGGATCAAACTGGTACCAGAATTTTGGCTCTTAGAAGACGACAAATACCGATATTATACGAGATCAATAATTCGAAACATATAGCTCAATTCTTCCACGAAAATTATTATAACTCGTGCACGATGAAATCTTGTTGCTTTGCTGGATTAAATGATGAATACGTGTTATCTGGTTCCGATGACTTCAACTTATACATGTGGAAAATCTCAGACGCGATGAAAAATGGTATGTTTAACACAATATAAATACCAAGTATTTTAATTGTCTTCGGAATGTAAAATTTATGCATACATATTTGTGCCACGGTTTAGAAAACCCCAAAAGTAACGCGCATTTAGTGCTGAAAGGTCATCGCTCTATAGTGAATCAAGTTCGCTTCGATCCTTATAACTGCGTTATAGCGTCTTCGGgagtagaaaaaataattaaagtaATATTTATTCGTTGATAAATACAAATTTGTAATGTCTTCAGCAAATTGATTACGTGTGTTATTGATTTTATTGTAGATGTGGAGTCCTATGCCTTTACCCGATGGAACTCAAAATACATCCGACTGGATTCGCAAACGATATACTCATGACGAATATGTATCATTACTTTTAAGATCAGGACAAGTAACGCAATTTGTTTTCAAGTaatcaatttcatgaaaatgtgtATCCttgtattaattttatttggtTTGCGCAGTTCATGTCACATGACTACAGCGAACAATCCACTGCTGAAGATCCACAAATGATGGCCTTCTTTGATTCTTTGGTGCAACGAGAACGTGATGGATTAGCTTCAGAGTCTGATGACGATTCATCAGAAACTTCTTTGTAC is from Planococcus citri chromosome 1, ihPlaCitr1.1, whole genome shotgun sequence and encodes:
- the LOC135831786 gene encoding DDB1- and CUL4-associated factor 5; this encodes MLKMDTLYSNTCSILYNREILKNSTSCNQLISDRLSRKNDLLFKRDLVSHYGCVNAVEFSSNGQYLVSGGDDRRVLLWNVQKALHNCGKPTVMRSEHHSNIFCLSFDNSVTHIYSAGNDDQVILHDMETRKVCDVFNLEHPIYGISVDPCNDNIFASAGEDGRILIFDTRLNASSDPYKLAQFESPFHAVMFNPVDPRLITTANSKEGAALWDIRVSNKVLLQYGRRGSCMNVRWDQTGTRILALRRRQIPILYEINNSKHIAQFFHENYYNSCTMKSCCFAGLNDEYVLSGSDDFNLYMWKISDAMKNENPKSNAHLVLKGHRSIVNQVRFDPYNCVIASSGVEKIIKMWSPMPLPDGTQNTSDWIRKRYTHDEYVSLLLRSGQFMSHDYSEQSTAEDPQMMAFFDSLVQRERDGLASESDDDSSETSLYTSIECFEDDTDYSSLSEELNVPPSRTVVHTISLGVDNENSSSSSEENLNSEEENPETTEPVECTIRRRSKSSSTRPLGLYFRATENEDHSTLSSSSSSSSSSLSSSSSSSSSSSSSSSTSSASPALLKKAAQSSKSEEESTTSKLTRKRKSKSSVKEALQRLKRVRSEALQSLPSDPVDPVVSSDRSSGSSSGLEVCASNGGTSTDTLDSGVYVYSSPPRPKYKFTLFKKNQKRKYRTRQPSYSSSSSSTDSE